A single region of the Streptomyces sp. NBC_01381 genome encodes:
- a CDS encoding ROK family protein — MSGDPSLLRRLNAAAALRVLRERDEITVPELAALIGVSRPTAQDLTAQLLREGRLVELTPGSGSVGRPARRFRFRAEAAHVLGVDIGAHKILVHAADLLGRTVATQRVAVTPELPGPRRLDAVREAIAGCLAQPAAAGVRPLATGVGTSGMVDARGRVVESDSLPDWTGRDLTRELADDTHGPVVVGNDIQLATLAECTGGVSVGARDCVYLYVGNRLGIGLWLRGELHRGHHGAAGEMVAEDGWGNCYQRLLDWFAGHEGADRPTRENAARAVVTAAAAGDGGARYTLRAFAEALADSLARHVAVLDPQSVVLGGGISRAGALLSEPFAERLAGLSPYAPTVQTSVLGEESTAIGAARLALEHIDHAARKSPTLQD; from the coding sequence ATGAGTGGAGACCCGTCGCTGCTGCGCCGCCTGAACGCGGCCGCCGCCCTGCGCGTGCTGCGTGAGCGCGACGAGATCACCGTGCCCGAACTCGCCGCGCTGATCGGCGTCTCGCGGCCCACGGCGCAGGACCTCACGGCCCAGCTGCTTCGCGAGGGCCGCCTGGTGGAGCTGACGCCCGGCAGCGGCAGCGTGGGCAGGCCGGCCCGCAGGTTCCGCTTCCGTGCCGAGGCCGCCCATGTGCTCGGCGTCGACATCGGCGCGCACAAGATCCTGGTGCACGCGGCCGATCTGCTCGGCCGCACCGTGGCCACCCAGCGCGTCGCCGTCACGCCCGAACTGCCGGGGCCCCGGCGCCTGGACGCCGTCCGTGAGGCGATCGCGGGCTGTCTGGCCCAGCCGGCGGCGGCAGGCGTGCGCCCGCTGGCCACCGGCGTCGGCACCAGCGGCATGGTGGACGCGCGGGGCCGGGTGGTGGAGAGCGACTCGCTGCCGGACTGGACGGGCCGCGACCTGACCCGCGAGCTCGCCGACGACACCCACGGCCCGGTCGTCGTGGGCAACGACATCCAGCTCGCGACCCTCGCCGAGTGCACCGGGGGAGTGTCCGTCGGCGCCCGTGACTGCGTGTACCTGTATGTCGGCAACCGCCTCGGCATCGGCCTGTGGCTGCGCGGCGAGCTGCACCGCGGACACCACGGCGCGGCGGGCGAGATGGTCGCAGAGGACGGCTGGGGGAACTGCTACCAGCGGCTTCTCGACTGGTTCGCGGGCCACGAGGGCGCGGACCGGCCCACCCGCGAGAACGCGGCACGGGCGGTGGTGACCGCCGCGGCGGCCGGTGACGGCGGCGCCCGCTACACGCTGCGCGCGTTCGCCGAGGCGCTCGCCGACAGCCTGGCCCGCCATGTCGCCGTACTCGACCCGCAGTCCGTGGTGCTCGGCGGCGGCATCTCCCGCGCGGGCGCCCTGCTCAGCGAGCCGTTCGCGGAACGGCTCGCCGGGCTCAGCCCCTATGCGCCGACGGTGCAAACTTCCGTACTCGGCGAGGAATCGACCGCAATCGGGGCAGCCCGTCTCGCACTGGAACACATCGATCACGCCGCGCGGAAAAGTCCAACTCTCCAGGACTGA
- a CDS encoding amino acid permease encodes MAGLRMGQGVLRRKPIEHIEETESGAAGGLSRSLGLWQLTAIGIGGIIGAGIFTLAGTVANGTAGPAVLISFLIAGVASAAAAFSYAEFAGLIPKAGSAYTYGYVVLGELAGWFIGWDLLLEYTAIVAVVAIGISGYFTFLLNDMGAELPTWMLGAPGTGDGHQVDLFAAVLCLLIAYLLTLGIKNAARFEMVVVILKVIVVIVVIAVGFFHINTDNYSPFFPFGVSGAFTGAATVFFAVFGYDAMSTAAEESKDAQRHMPKAILYSLAVSMVLYVLACLVLTGMQSYTDIDPESGFSTAFKSVGLGGLADVIAVGAIIGILTVMFTFMLGVTRVWFSMSRDGLLPKWFAKTHKTRHVPTRVTWIVGFASAAIAGFLPIGEAAELTNIGILLAFVVVCIAVIVLRYRQPDLPRTFRCPGMPVVPAIGVVFSIWLITFLQWQTWVRFAVWFAVGLVVYFGYSYRKSELAKADVRDKTR; translated from the coding sequence ATGGCGGGACTCCGTATGGGGCAGGGCGTACTGCGCCGCAAGCCCATCGAACACATCGAAGAGACCGAGTCGGGAGCGGCCGGCGGCCTCTCCCGGTCGCTCGGTCTGTGGCAGCTCACGGCGATCGGCATCGGCGGCATCATCGGCGCGGGGATCTTCACCCTCGCCGGGACGGTGGCCAACGGCACGGCCGGACCCGCCGTCCTGATCTCCTTCCTCATCGCCGGTGTCGCGAGCGCGGCCGCGGCCTTCTCGTACGCCGAGTTCGCGGGCCTCATCCCGAAGGCCGGATCGGCGTACACGTACGGCTATGTGGTGCTCGGCGAACTCGCGGGCTGGTTCATCGGCTGGGACCTGCTCCTGGAGTACACGGCGATCGTGGCGGTGGTCGCGATCGGCATCTCCGGCTACTTCACCTTCCTGCTCAACGACATGGGCGCCGAGCTCCCCACCTGGATGCTGGGCGCGCCGGGGACGGGCGACGGGCACCAGGTCGACCTGTTCGCTGCGGTGCTCTGCCTGCTCATCGCGTATCTGCTGACCCTTGGCATCAAGAACGCGGCGCGGTTCGAGATGGTCGTCGTGATCCTGAAGGTCATCGTCGTGATCGTGGTGATCGCGGTCGGGTTCTTCCACATCAACACCGACAACTACAGCCCGTTCTTCCCCTTCGGGGTCAGCGGGGCGTTCACCGGTGCGGCGACTGTCTTCTTCGCGGTCTTCGGGTACGACGCGATGAGCACCGCCGCCGAGGAGTCCAAGGACGCCCAGCGCCACATGCCGAAGGCGATCCTCTACTCCCTCGCCGTCTCGATGGTGTTGTACGTCCTTGCGTGCCTGGTCCTCACGGGCATGCAGAGCTATACGGACATCGACCCGGAGAGCGGGTTCTCCACCGCCTTCAAGTCCGTGGGGCTCGGCGGTCTCGCCGATGTCATCGCGGTCGGCGCGATCATCGGCATCCTCACCGTGATGTTCACGTTCATGCTCGGCGTGACCCGCGTGTGGTTCAGCATGTCGCGCGACGGGCTGCTGCCGAAGTGGTTCGCCAAGACGCACAAGACCCGCCATGTGCCGACGCGCGTGACCTGGATCGTCGGGTTCGCGTCGGCCGCCATCGCCGGGTTCCTGCCGATCGGCGAGGCGGCCGAGCTGACGAACATCGGCATCCTGCTCGCGTTCGTCGTGGTGTGCATCGCGGTGATCGTGCTGCGCTACCGGCAGCCCGATCTGCCGCGGACGTTCCGCTGCCCCGGAATGCCGGTGGTGCCTGCGATCGGGGTCGTCTTCTCCATCTGGCTGATCACGTTCCTGCAGTGGCAGACCTGGGTGCGGTTCGCCGTGTGGTTCGCCGTCGGCCTCGTCGTCTACTTCGGGTACTCGTACCGGAAGTCGGAGCTCGCCAAGGCCGACGTACGCGACAAGACGCGCTAG
- a CDS encoding carbohydrate ABC transporter permease, whose protein sequence is MSSFGSPLRTRAAREERPAWEEPPTKIGSTAKAVVITVICAVMILPFVTVLSTSLASRKEITEAGGFVLFPTEPTLDAYRTILSGGIVSRAVVVSVLITLVGTALSLLTTIALAYALSKRGVPGSKPILLMVLFTLLFVPGMVPMYVVVKELGLLDSYWSLILPVMINAFNLVVLRAFFMNIPEELYQAARIDGAGDWRILTRIVLPLSKGVVAVVGLFYAVTYWNAFFNAMLYLNDSGKWPIQLVLRTYVVQGKSITGDQLGVTNMPPQQSISMAVVMIALIPILLLFPFLQKYFTKGVLTGAIKG, encoded by the coding sequence ATGAGCAGCTTCGGATCCCCCCTGCGCACCCGCGCCGCCCGCGAGGAGCGGCCCGCCTGGGAAGAACCGCCGACGAAGATCGGCTCGACCGCCAAGGCCGTCGTCATCACCGTCATCTGCGCCGTGATGATCCTGCCGTTCGTCACGGTCCTCTCCACCAGCCTGGCCTCCCGCAAGGAGATAACCGAGGCGGGCGGCTTCGTCCTCTTCCCCACGGAGCCGACCCTCGACGCGTACCGCACGATCCTCTCCGGAGGCATCGTCTCGCGCGCCGTCGTCGTCAGCGTCCTGATCACCCTGGTCGGCACGGCACTCTCGCTCCTGACGACGATCGCCCTCGCCTACGCCCTCAGCAAGCGCGGCGTCCCCGGCAGCAAGCCGATCCTCCTGATGGTCCTGTTCACGCTGCTCTTCGTGCCCGGCATGGTCCCGATGTACGTGGTGGTCAAGGAGCTCGGACTCCTGGACTCCTACTGGTCGTTGATCCTCCCCGTCATGATCAACGCCTTCAATCTGGTCGTCCTGCGGGCGTTCTTCATGAACATCCCCGAGGAGCTCTACCAGGCGGCGCGGATCGACGGCGCCGGCGACTGGCGGATCCTGACCCGTATCGTGCTCCCGCTCTCCAAGGGCGTCGTCGCCGTCGTCGGCCTCTTCTACGCGGTGACGTACTGGAACGCCTTCTTCAACGCGATGCTCTACCTCAACGACTCGGGCAAGTGGCCCATCCAACTGGTCCTGCGCACCTACGTGGTGCAGGGCAAGTCCATAACGGGCGACCAGTTGGGCGTCACGAACATGCCTCCCCAGCAATCGATCTCCATGGCGGTCGTCATGATCGCGCTCATCCCGATCCTGCTGCTCTTCCCGTTCCTGCAGAAGTACTTCACCAAGGGCGTGCTCACCGGCGCCATCAAGGGCTGA
- a CDS encoding extracellular solute-binding protein: MTGMSRRTFLSLSTAVAAGAAATSLTGCGSSTKKTGEAASSKVKLPSYVPFAGISPDLAPNAKGLSAGFLSYPKDLVQSVAKTPGDGSKITMLTEIWTQPPTPKDSNAYWKKLDKELGVDLTAILGTDPGYEEKFSAVVAGGDLPDLLWIPPNQGIQHIAELLEAKCADITEYVSGDAVKRYPNLAAMTPAHWKTAVVNGKIWGAPVPYPAFGQVFGGNPKVWAKADGIQASSPEEFLAKCKEVTGDKVWALEPIYVNTASVMSQCFGAPNKWRQNKDGSLTWFQDTDEYLEALNFVLKLKKAGVFYPGNPKMADAYTKMAQGSIGACVFANPFNARKEIRVQDPELAAEILIPFAAGGRKPNHHYHLGTIGYTAVKKGDEKRVRMLLDVLNYLAAPFGSKEREFLEYGTEGEDFTYDKNGFPTRTKQGKQQVEGLFSGLQTSTTSPFAIIASSFPGDERAQDVKDVYAAEKKLLATAIQNPVVGHYSDAYTQHYGRMQTEAGDLVNDIVSGRKKLSEWKPFWAEWKNKGLDQMAKEFALSIEKSA; the protein is encoded by the coding sequence ATGACCGGCATGTCCCGACGCACCTTCCTCAGCCTCTCCACCGCCGTCGCCGCGGGAGCGGCCGCCACCTCGCTGACGGGCTGCGGCTCGTCGACGAAGAAGACGGGCGAGGCGGCATCGTCGAAGGTGAAGCTGCCTTCGTACGTTCCCTTCGCCGGGATCAGTCCCGACCTGGCGCCGAACGCGAAGGGGCTCTCGGCGGGGTTCCTCTCGTACCCCAAGGACCTGGTGCAGAGCGTCGCCAAGACCCCGGGCGACGGCTCGAAGATCACGATGCTCACGGAGATCTGGACGCAGCCGCCGACCCCCAAGGACTCCAACGCGTACTGGAAGAAGCTGGACAAGGAACTCGGCGTCGACCTGACCGCGATCCTGGGCACCGACCCCGGCTACGAGGAGAAGTTCTCCGCGGTCGTCGCGGGCGGCGACCTGCCCGACCTGCTGTGGATTCCGCCCAACCAGGGCATCCAGCACATCGCCGAGCTGCTTGAAGCCAAGTGCGCCGACATCACCGAGTACGTCTCGGGCGACGCGGTGAAGAGATATCCGAACCTCGCCGCGATGACGCCCGCGCACTGGAAGACGGCCGTCGTGAACGGCAAGATCTGGGGCGCGCCCGTCCCGTACCCCGCGTTCGGCCAGGTCTTCGGCGGCAATCCCAAGGTCTGGGCGAAGGCGGACGGCATCCAGGCGAGCAGCCCCGAGGAGTTCCTCGCCAAGTGCAAGGAGGTCACCGGCGACAAGGTCTGGGCCCTCGAGCCGATCTACGTCAACACCGCCAGCGTGATGAGCCAGTGCTTCGGCGCCCCCAACAAGTGGCGGCAGAACAAGGACGGTTCGCTCACCTGGTTCCAGGACACCGACGAGTACCTGGAAGCCCTCAACTTCGTCCTGAAGCTGAAGAAGGCCGGGGTCTTCTACCCGGGCAACCCCAAGATGGCCGACGCGTACACCAAGATGGCGCAGGGCTCGATCGGCGCCTGCGTTTTCGCGAACCCCTTCAACGCCCGCAAGGAAATCCGCGTCCAGGACCCGGAGCTTGCCGCCGAGATCCTGATCCCCTTCGCCGCGGGCGGCCGGAAACCCAACCACCACTACCACCTGGGCACCATCGGCTACACCGCCGTCAAGAAGGGCGACGAGAAGCGGGTGCGCATGCTGCTCGACGTCCTGAACTACCTGGCGGCGCCGTTCGGCAGCAAGGAGCGCGAGTTCCTCGAATACGGCACCGAGGGCGAGGACTTCACGTACGACAAGAACGGCTTCCCCACCCGCACCAAGCAGGGCAAGCAGCAGGTCGAGGGCCTCTTCAGCGGACTGCAGACGTCGACGACCTCGCCCTTCGCGATCATCGCGTCGAGCTTCCCCGGCGACGAGCGCGCCCAGGACGTCAAGGACGTGTACGCCGCCGAGAAGAAGCTCCTTGCGACCGCCATCCAGAACCCGGTGGTCGGCCACTACTCCGACGCGTACACCCAGCACTACGGCCGCATGCAGACCGAGGCGGGGGACCTCGTCAACGACATCGTCAGCGGCCGCAAGAAGCTGAGCGAGTGGAAGCCGTTCTGGGCGGAGTGGAAGAACAAGGGCCTGGACCAGATGGCAAAGGAGTTCGCCCTCTCGATCGAGAAGAGCGCCTGA
- a CDS encoding glycoside hydrolase domain-containing protein, whose translation MGETGHPELACGIGSWDSDVYGNHRLLVRADASDTAAPAVAAELPWRRQDPDPASVDVIVVGPSGERVRNTVALEVTDEAGRIAFEPVDGPGTYAVHYLPYAHTGKPYYPQADYRRPTRTADPGWVHRCGLHDAAGWEKLPRAEAFGYEAASAVDSFAPLGFAATADERDRLQRAHAAEQFLLFGEDRAHPLGRYHRLPARWARATPFTPHTATADRGEFHALQVGVYALGDLTDVRAEIRGLPFAVRCLSTGGIDARGRAFERPVGLDAGRAGALWFGVEVPEEAEPGVYEGEIAVHASGAPERILPLRLTVAEDVVADGGAGEPWRLARLGWLDSAYAQDDEVVAPFTPVEADGRQLSILGRTVELGPDGLPRRIASTFTPAVTRTDGPARELLAAPITLDVGRPLDQEPLTLERPGPARARWSTRATGQDVLLSVQGELEADGFLVVRATVEATADTELDVTLDVPVREEVARYAMGLGLTGRACPTTYDWNWDTPTRNQDAFWLGDPAAGLQLSLRDEHYARPLNTNYYREKPLRTPRSWAGDDGAGGVRLRTEQGVRRLTAFSGPLTLRAGESRCFEFRLLLTPFKPLEPGRQLSERYFHAYASPAEIAEYGANVANLHHATPPNPYINDPLLGADALRSYVAEAHRLGVRVKVYDTVRELTRHTPELPVLAGLGDEIFAPGPGGGHAWLREHLGGDYVPGWVAPDVGDVAVVTSGDSRWHNSYVCGIERLRRVVGVDGLYLDDVAYDRTTMKRVRKALGGAGASPPLVDLHSCNQFREADGFASSANLYAELLPYVDRLWLGELFDYEDGAGADPAYWLVEISGIPFGLMGEMLEGGGNPWRGLVFGMTGRAPMVDVRGLWRAFDQLRLPEAEMTGWWASPSIHTGREDVLATTWEGPGGTVAAVASWAAGPVDVVLTSAAGEPVAAYAPAVEGFQPERRFAAGEGVPVAPGRGWLLRIS comes from the coding sequence ATGGGTGAGACTGGTCATCCGGAGCTGGCATGCGGGATCGGCTCCTGGGACAGCGACGTCTACGGCAACCACCGGCTGCTCGTGCGCGCCGACGCCTCCGACACCGCGGCGCCCGCCGTCGCGGCCGAACTTCCGTGGCGGCGCCAGGATCCGGACCCGGCGTCCGTCGACGTGATCGTCGTGGGCCCCTCCGGAGAGCGCGTGCGCAACACGGTGGCCCTGGAGGTGACGGACGAGGCGGGGCGCATCGCCTTCGAGCCGGTGGACGGCCCCGGCACCTACGCCGTGCACTATCTCCCGTACGCGCACACGGGCAAGCCCTACTACCCGCAGGCCGACTACCGCAGGCCGACCAGGACCGCCGACCCCGGCTGGGTCCACCGCTGCGGCCTGCACGACGCCGCCGGGTGGGAGAAGCTGCCGCGCGCCGAGGCCTTCGGATACGAGGCGGCGAGCGCGGTCGACTCGTTCGCACCGCTGGGCTTCGCGGCGACGGCGGACGAGCGCGATCGGCTCCAACGGGCCCATGCCGCCGAGCAGTTCCTCCTCTTCGGCGAGGACAGGGCACATCCGCTCGGCCGCTACCACCGGCTGCCCGCGCGCTGGGCACGGGCCACCCCGTTCACACCGCACACGGCCACGGCCGACCGGGGCGAGTTCCACGCGCTGCAGGTCGGCGTGTACGCACTCGGGGACCTGACGGACGTACGCGCCGAGATCCGCGGGCTGCCCTTCGCCGTGCGGTGCCTCAGCACGGGCGGCATCGACGCGCGGGGCCGGGCCTTCGAGCGGCCCGTCGGTCTCGACGCGGGGCGGGCGGGCGCGCTGTGGTTCGGCGTGGAGGTGCCCGAGGAGGCTGAACCGGGCGTGTACGAGGGCGAAATCGCCGTCCACGCGTCCGGCGCCCCGGAGCGCATCCTGCCGCTGCGGCTCACCGTCGCCGAGGACGTCGTCGCCGACGGCGGTGCCGGGGAGCCGTGGCGGCTCGCGCGGCTCGGCTGGCTGGACTCGGCGTACGCGCAGGACGACGAGGTGGTGGCGCCGTTCACCCCCGTCGAGGCCGACGGGCGGCAGCTGTCGATACTCGGCCGCACGGTCGAACTCGGCCCGGACGGACTCCCCCGCCGGATCGCCTCCACCTTCACCCCAGCCGTCACACGCACCGACGGACCGGCGCGTGAGCTGCTCGCCGCGCCGATCACGCTGGACGTGGGCCGGCCGCTCGACCAGGAGCCGCTCACCTTGGAGCGGCCGGGCCCGGCACGGGCGCGCTGGTCGACGCGGGCGACCGGACAGGATGTACTCCTGTCCGTCCAGGGCGAGTTGGAGGCGGACGGCTTCCTCGTCGTACGCGCCACGGTCGAGGCGACCGCCGACACCGAGCTCGACGTGACGCTCGACGTGCCGGTCCGCGAGGAGGTCGCGCGGTACGCGATGGGGCTCGGCCTGACCGGCCGGGCGTGCCCGACGACGTACGACTGGAACTGGGACACCCCCACCCGCAACCAGGACGCCTTCTGGCTCGGCGACCCGGCGGCGGGCCTCCAGCTGAGCCTGCGCGACGAGCACTACGCGCGGCCGCTCAACACCAACTACTACCGGGAGAAGCCCCTGCGCACGCCGCGTTCCTGGGCGGGCGACGACGGGGCGGGCGGGGTGCGGCTGCGCACGGAGCAAGGCGTCCGGCGGCTGACCGCCTTCAGCGGTCCGCTGACGCTGCGCGCCGGGGAGAGCCGGTGCTTCGAGTTCCGTCTGCTCCTGACCCCGTTCAAACCGCTGGAGCCTGGCCGGCAGCTGTCCGAGCGCTACTTCCACGCGTACGCGTCGCCCGCGGAGATCGCCGAGTACGGCGCGAACGTCGCCAACCTCCACCACGCGACGCCGCCCAACCCCTACATCAACGACCCGCTGCTCGGCGCGGACGCGCTGCGTTCGTACGTGGCGGAGGCGCATCGGCTCGGGGTCCGGGTCAAGGTGTACGACACGGTGCGTGAACTGACGCGGCACACACCGGAGTTGCCGGTGCTCGCCGGGCTCGGGGACGAGATCTTCGCGCCGGGTCCTGGGGGTGGACACGCGTGGCTGCGGGAGCATCTGGGCGGCGACTACGTGCCCGGCTGGGTGGCGCCCGACGTGGGAGATGTCGCGGTCGTCACGTCGGGCGACTCGCGGTGGCACAACTCCTATGTGTGCGGGATCGAGCGGCTGCGACGGGTCGTGGGCGTCGACGGGCTCTACCTCGACGACGTGGCGTACGACCGGACGACGATGAAGCGGGTGCGGAAGGCGCTGGGCGGGGCGGGGGCGTCACCCCCGCTCGTCGATCTGCACTCCTGCAATCAGTTCCGCGAGGCGGACGGGTTCGCGTCCAGTGCGAATCTGTACGCGGAGCTGCTTCCGTACGTGGACCGGCTGTGGCTGGGCGAGCTCTTCGACTATGAGGACGGCGCCGGGGCGGACCCCGCCTACTGGCTCGTGGAGATCTCCGGGATTCCGTTCGGGCTGATGGGCGAGATGCTGGAGGGCGGGGGAAATCCCTGGCGGGGGCTGGTCTTCGGGATGACCGGGCGGGCGCCGATGGTGGATGTGCGGGGGTTGTGGCGGGCCTTCGATCAACTTCGGCTGCCGGAGGCGGAGATGACGGGGTGGTGGGCGTCGCCGTCCATCCACACGGGGCGGGAGGACGTGCTTGCCACGACCTGGGAGGGGCCTGGCGGGACGGTGGCGGCGGTTGCCTCGTGGGCGGCGGGGCCGGTGGACGTCGTGCTGACGTCGGCTGCCGGTGAGCCGGTGGCGGCGTACGCGCCCGCGGTCGAGGGCTTCCAGCCCGAGCGGAGGTTCGCGGCGGGCGAGGGGGTGCCGGTGGCGCCGGGGCGGGGGTGGTTGCTGCGGATCAGCTAG
- a CDS encoding MerR family transcriptional regulator, with translation MKSSEDGCGTGTLSIGAIAARFGLATHVLRHWETMGLLHPGRDAGGRRRYGADDFTRVATILILKEAGLGLTTIRSLSATVDRRTRHKILRPAAEELRSTIAAAQASLTLIEGGLNCAYEDVTQCPNYRRLIAERVGH, from the coding sequence ATGAAGTCAAGCGAAGACGGCTGCGGCACCGGCACGTTGAGCATCGGCGCCATCGCGGCACGGTTCGGCCTGGCCACGCATGTGCTGCGGCACTGGGAGACGATGGGCCTGCTGCACCCCGGACGCGACGCCGGCGGGCGCCGCCGCTATGGCGCGGACGACTTCACCCGCGTGGCGACGATCCTCATCCTGAAGGAGGCGGGCCTCGGCCTGACCACCATCAGGAGTCTGTCCGCGACCGTCGACCGCCGCACCCGGCACAAGATCCTGCGCCCCGCGGCCGAAGAGCTCCGGTCGACGATCGCGGCGGCCCAGGCCTCATTGACGCTCATCGAGGGCGGTCTGAACTGCGCGTACGAGGACGTCACCCAGTGCCCGAACTACCGACGGCTCATCGCCGAGCGGGTCGGCCACTGA
- a CDS encoding universal stress protein — MTEDHSHQFERGTDGPKVIVVGVDGSDSSLRAAAYAGGLARRQRALLAVVYVQPVMAAGAALGAPVAETTDEIAEGLIAEIRAATERVKGIFDVRWEFHTFRGDPYSGLVKAADDLKADAVVVGASEQAGHRIVGSVAVRLVKAGRWPVTVVP, encoded by the coding sequence GTGACCGAAGACCACTCCCACCAGTTCGAACGCGGTACCGACGGCCCGAAGGTGATCGTCGTCGGGGTCGACGGCTCGGACTCCTCGCTCCGGGCCGCCGCCTACGCCGGAGGGCTCGCCCGACGGCAGCGTGCGCTGCTCGCCGTCGTCTACGTCCAGCCGGTGATGGCCGCCGGTGCCGCGCTCGGCGCCCCCGTCGCCGAGACGACGGACGAGATCGCCGAGGGTCTGATCGCCGAGATCCGGGCGGCGACCGAGCGGGTGAAGGGGATATTCGACGTGCGCTGGGAGTTCCACACCTTCCGCGGCGACCCCTACAGCGGTCTGGTCAAGGCCGCGGACGACCTCAAGGCCGACGCGGTGGTCGTCGGGGCCTCCGAGCAGGCCGGGCACCGGATCGTCGGATCGGTCGCGGTACGCCTGGTCAAGGCGGGCCGCTGGCCCGTCACCGTGGTGCCGTAG
- a CDS encoding polysaccharide deacetylase family protein: MKKHQMTPGRRALLRGAAVFGLAATAGCVGTERPGTPGPKPTGGAAAGGPPAARALKPSAYRLQPMAGYGPPHVARALPRVRRAPILRMDGQDRSMVLTFDDGPDPRYTPGILRTLRRYDVRAMFFVCGERAVDNKDLLREMADEGHLIGNHTWSHPLLLKVNRSAMREEIERTCEVVDDAVGEPPAWFRAPYGAWNRNAFQLGADLGMEPLAWTVDTLDWTEPGTATIIRRVRNGAAPGVVVLSHDAGGDRSQSVDALRTYLPELIESGYRITVPSRHSM, from the coding sequence ATGAAAAAGCATCAAATGACTCCAGGGCGCCGCGCATTGTTGCGCGGCGCCGCTGTCTTCGGTCTTGCCGCCACCGCGGGCTGTGTGGGCACGGAACGGCCCGGCACGCCAGGACCCAAGCCCACCGGCGGGGCGGCGGCCGGTGGACCACCGGCCGCGCGCGCCCTCAAGCCGTCCGCGTACCGCCTCCAGCCGATGGCCGGCTATGGCCCGCCGCACGTCGCCCGCGCCCTGCCGCGCGTACGCCGTGCCCCAATCCTGCGCATGGACGGGCAGGACCGCAGCATGGTGCTGACCTTCGACGACGGACCCGACCCCCGCTACACCCCGGGCATCCTGCGCACCCTGCGCCGGTACGACGTCCGCGCCATGTTCTTCGTGTGCGGGGAGAGGGCCGTCGACAACAAGGACCTGCTGCGCGAGATGGCCGATGAAGGGCATCTGATCGGCAATCACACCTGGTCCCATCCGCTCCTGCTGAAGGTGAACAGGAGCGCGATGCGCGAGGAGATCGAGCGCACCTGCGAGGTCGTCGACGACGCCGTCGGCGAACCCCCGGCCTGGTTCCGCGCCCCCTACGGAGCCTGGAACCGCAACGCCTTCCAGCTCGGCGCCGACCTGGGCATGGAGCCGCTCGCCTGGACCGTCGACACCCTGGACTGGACCGAGCCGGGCACCGCCACGATCATCCGGCGCGTGCGCAACGGCGCGGCTCCCGGGGTCGTGGTGCTCTCGCACGACGCGGGCGGCGACCGCTCCCAGAGCGTCGACGCCCTGCGGACGTACCTTCCGGAACTCATCGAATCGGGCTACCGCATTACGGTGCCGAGCCGCCATTCGATGTAG
- a CDS encoding sugar ABC transporter permease, whose product MTSQGTLRRPKAASPPPASAATSKGPQRHRRVPLRVRLRNNWVMLALMAPGLLFFLVFFYVPMLGNIVAFQDYQPFIGFKESPLVGLANFQELFADPAFWEAVRNTLAFAALQLIFFFPAPLALALLINSLVSPRIKKFVQSVVYLPHFISWVLVVALFQQVLGGAGLLSNYLRDHGMSALEVMTDPGTFPLLITGQVIWKDIGWGMIIYLAALASVDQSLYESAAVDGAGRWRRMWHVTLPAVRGVTIMLLVLRLGDVLSVGFEQFLLQRDAVGARAAEVLDTYIYYHGVVYGDWGVGAAAGLVKGVVGALMIYGANKVAHAFGEHGVYSK is encoded by the coding sequence GTGACATCCCAAGGAACGCTGCGCAGGCCCAAGGCCGCGTCGCCACCACCCGCGTCAGCCGCGACATCAAAGGGCCCGCAGCGCCACCGCCGCGTCCCGCTCCGCGTCCGATTGCGGAACAACTGGGTGATGCTCGCCCTGATGGCCCCGGGCCTGCTCTTCTTCCTGGTCTTCTTCTACGTGCCGATGCTCGGCAACATCGTCGCCTTCCAGGACTACCAGCCCTTCATCGGCTTCAAGGAAAGCCCGCTGGTCGGCCTCGCCAACTTCCAGGAGCTCTTTGCCGACCCCGCGTTCTGGGAGGCCGTGCGCAACACCCTGGCCTTCGCCGCGCTCCAGCTGATCTTCTTCTTCCCGGCCCCGCTGGCCCTCGCCCTGCTGATCAACAGCCTGGTCAGCCCGCGCATCAAGAAGTTCGTGCAGAGCGTCGTCTATCTGCCGCACTTCATCTCCTGGGTGCTCGTCGTCGCGCTCTTCCAGCAAGTACTCGGCGGCGCGGGCCTGTTGAGCAACTACCTGCGCGACCACGGCATGTCGGCCCTGGAGGTGATGACCGACCCCGGCACCTTCCCCCTCCTGATCACCGGGCAGGTGATCTGGAAGGACATCGGCTGGGGCATGATCATTTACCTGGCGGCGCTCGCGAGCGTCGACCAGTCCCTGTACGAGTCGGCGGCCGTCGACGGCGCCGGACGCTGGCGCCGCATGTGGCACGTGACCCTGCCCGCGGTGCGCGGCGTCACGATCATGCTGCTCGTGCTCCGCCTCGGCGACGTACTGTCCGTCGGCTTCGAGCAGTTCCTGCTCCAGCGCGACGCGGTCGGCGCACGCGCGGCGGAAGTCCTCGACACGTACATCTACTACCACGGCGTCGTCTACGGCGACTGGGGCGTCGGCGCCGCCGCCGGCCTGGTCAAGGGCGTCGTCGGAGCCCTGATGATCTACGGCGCCAACAAGGTCGCCCACGCCTTCGGAGAGCACGGGGTGTACAGCAAATGA